The window AATTAGCCTATACAAATTTATACGGATTATGCAATCATGCAAGTAATATCAAGGGAAATCGAGTATTTTGTTAATAACTTCGGCTCCATTGTTAATAAAGTAAGCTTTTTTGGACAAAATTTGCTCATCTCGCTCTGTATAAGGGCTTAACGAACATAAGCTTCGCTTTTTATTTCATATCCATTCAAAACGTCTTTCACATCCATCCTTCTTTTTCCGGGAAGCTGAATCTCTTTTAAGATGATATATCCATTACGAACCGCTACTTTAATGCTGTCTTTTGTGGTGATCAGTATCCCTGTTTTGTCATTGTGGTCTATTCTTTCAACAGCAGTGTTGTATATTTTTATAAAAATCTCTTCCGTCGCATTGTACAAGGTCGTCCATGCAGCCGGGTATGGACTAAGCCCTCTGATATGGTTGTAGATAGTTTCTATAGAGAGCGTCCAGTCTATCTTACAAGTATCCTTATGTATTTTATAGGCTGCATTTAGAGGTTTGTCGTCTTTCTGAATAGAAGTGGCAACATCGGTTGTTTCTATTTCCCTGATTGTTTTTAAAACCAGCTTGGCGCCTGTACTCATCAATTTGTCATGCAGCGTACCGGCATTTTCGTCCGGGGTTATATCGACACTTTCCTGAAAGATCATGGCTCCTGTGTCTATCTTTTCATCTATAAAAAAAGTGGTAACACCTGTTGTGGTCTCCCCATTTATGATAGCCCAGTTTATGGGGGCAGCTCCACGGTATTGAGGCAATAAGGATGCGTGTAAATTGAAAGTGCCGTATTCTGGCATTTGCCAAACGGCTTTTGGGAGCATTCTGAATGCAACTACCACTTGCAGGTTTGCATTAAGCAACCTTAATTCCGAAAGAAATTCCTCGTCCTTTAAATTGGTAGGTTGTAAGGTCGGCAATTCTTTTTCAACAGCATATTTTTTTACTGCGGATTGCTGTAATTTTCTGCCTCTTCCTGCAGGTTTGTCAGGGGCAGTAACGACCCCTACTATATTGTAATTATTATCGACTAATGTTCTTAGGGTTTCTACGGCAAAATCCGGGGTTCCCATAAATACTATTCTTAAATCCTTTTTCATTCTGTATGTTTTCTTGTCAAAAGTATTCATTTGAGTTGATATTCATTTTTTTGGTTGATACATATTTTATCATCCTCTAAAAGCCGGCGTATAGCTTCAATAATAAATTCTTCACGAAAAGTTAATTGTTCATGGATTTTTCTTGAAGAGAGTGCGCTGTTTTTCAAAAGTTTTAATATTTGCTCAGCGACAATATCGAGTACCTCATGTGAAGTTTTTTTCTGCTTCTGGAGAATGCAGAAAGAACAGATTCCGCATGGACGCAAGTCATTCTCTCCGAAGTAGGAGAGGAGTTGTACACTTTTACACCTATCGTTCGTGTTGCAATAGTCGAAAACTGCTTGAAGCTTATTGACTTTAAGCTTATTTTGCTTTTTTACGTCTTTAGCTATTATGTTTATAACCCTGTCGTCTTCCCTGGGGACTAAAAAGGTGATCTCGGCATCTGTGTTTTTAGCATTCAGGGCAATAATTTCATCCTTTGCGAGTTGTTCCAGCACATTCATTACGTCCTCTTCAGTAGAAGCTGTTTTACTTGAAATGAGTACTGTATTGATTTTTGTGGGGAGGTCAAAGACACCTCCGTATGTCCTTAAAATAGCCTGGACAATTGTTTCAATCTTAGGGTACTTGTCCATATAGGAGAACAAGCTGTTGGAGTTTACG of the Zhouia spongiae genome contains:
- the fmt gene encoding methionyl-tRNA formyltransferase, which translates into the protein MKKDLRIVFMGTPDFAVETLRTLVDNNYNIVGVVTAPDKPAGRGRKLQQSAVKKYAVEKELPTLQPTNLKDEEFLSELRLLNANLQVVVAFRMLPKAVWQMPEYGTFNLHASLLPQYRGAAPINWAIINGETTTGVTTFFIDEKIDTGAMIFQESVDITPDENAGTLHDKLMSTGAKLVLKTIREIETTDVATSIQKDDKPLNAAYKIHKDTCKIDWTLSIETIYNHIRGLSPYPAAWTTLYNATEEIFIKIYNTAVERIDHNDKTGILITTKDSIKVAVRNGYIILKEIQLPGKRRMDVKDVLNGYEIKSEAYVR